From one Motacilla alba alba isolate MOTALB_02 chromosome 8, Motacilla_alba_V1.0_pri, whole genome shotgun sequence genomic stretch:
- the AKR1A1 gene encoding aldo-keto reductase family 1 member A1, whose product MPATCDFVTLHTGQKMPLVGLGTWKSDRGQVKEAVKHALSVGYRHIDCAAAYSNEAEIGEAFQECVGPSKVIKREDLFVTSKLWNTKHHPEDVEPGLRKTLGDMKLDYLDLYLMHWPHAFERGDNLFPKNPDNTMRYDYIDYKETWKAMEKLVEKGLVKAIGLSNFNSRQIDDVLSVATVKPAVLQVECHPYLAQNELIAHCQKRGLVVTAYSPLGSPDRMWKHPDEPVLLEEPGVQKIAEKYSKSPAQIILRWQVQRKVVVIPKSVTPARIQQNLQVFDFSLTAEEMSHIGSLNKNWRYIVPMITVDGKLVARDAGHPHYPFNDPY is encoded by the exons ATGCCTGCAACATGCGACTTCGTTACACTCCACACTGGGCAGAAGATGCCTCTCGTGGGACTGGGAACTTGGAAAAGTGACCGTGGCCAA GTGAAGGAGGCAGTGAAGCACGCCCTCAGCGTGGGCTATCGCCACATCGACTGCGCAGCCGCCTACAGCAACGAAGCCGAGATCGGGGAGGCCTTCCAGGAGTGCGTTGGACCCAGCAAG GTTATTAAAAGGGAGGACCTGTTTGTAACATCAAAGCTCTGGAATACCAAGCACCACCCAGAAGATGTAGAGCCAGGGCTGAGGAAAACACTTGGAGATATGAAACTGGATTACCTGGACCTGTACCTCATGCACTGGCCTCATGCCTTTGA ACGAGGGGACAATCTCTTCCCAAAGAATCCCGACAACACGATGCGTTACGACTACATTGATTATAAGGAGACCTGGAAGGCTATGGAGAAACTGGTGGAGAAAGGTCTTGTAAAAGCCATTGGGCTGTCAAACTTCAACAGTCGTCAGATCGATGATGTACTAAGTGTGGCTACTGTGaagccagctgtgctccag GTGGAATGCCATCCTTACCTAGCTCAAAACGAGCTGATTGCTCACTGCCAGAAACGAGGACTGGTGGTCACTGCCTACAGTCCCCTCGGCTCCCCGGATCGCATGTGGAAACACCCGGATGAGCCTGTGCTGCTAGAGGAACCTGGGGTCCAAAAAATTGCCGAAAAATACAGCAAGTCACCTGCACAGATCATCCTCAG ATGGCAAGTGCAGCGTAAAGTGGTTGTCATTCCCAAGAGTGTCACTCCTGCTCGCATTCAGCAGAATCTGCAG GTGTTTGACTTCAGCCTCACAGCGGAGGAGATGAGCCACATTGGAAGCCTGAATAAAAACTGGCGTTACATCGTGCCAATGATCACG GTGGATGGAAAGCTAGTAGCCAGAGATGCTGGACACCCCCACTACCCCTTCAATGACCCCTATTAA